In Ignavibacteriota bacterium, a single genomic region encodes these proteins:
- the ygeW gene encoding knotted carbamoyltransferase YgeW, translating to MNTTLDALHGLKLDLYNKDFLLTWDHADDEIKGILLVAELFKKLHRDGVSIRSFDTGLAISIFRDNSTRTRFSFASAVNALGLGLSELDEVKSQIAHGETVRETANMISFLAEVIGIRDDMYIGAGNTYMREVGAAVQEGYEKKVLHRRPSVINLQCDIDHPTQTLADLAHLKAEFGSLEALRGKKIAMTWAYSPSYGKPLSVPQGIIGLMTRMGMDVALAYPQGYDLIPDVVERAKKQAAAAGGKFTVGNSMDEAFAGADIVYPKSWAPFHVMEKRTTLLTQGDRPGLTDLEKQCLAENAKHKDWECTEAKMKTTKDGKALYMHCLPADISGVSCAQGEVAGSVFERSRIQTYKEAGFKPFVIAALVFLTRMQHPVTKIEQIMTRATERA from the coding sequence ATGAACACGACGCTGGATGCGCTGCACGGACTGAAGCTGGACCTGTACAACAAGGATTTTCTCCTTACCTGGGACCATGCCGACGACGAGATCAAGGGGATCCTCCTCGTTGCCGAACTCTTCAAGAAGCTCCACCGCGACGGTGTCTCGATCCGTTCGTTCGATACGGGACTGGCGATCTCCATCTTCCGCGACAACTCCACCCGGACCCGATTCAGTTTCGCCTCGGCAGTGAACGCCCTGGGGTTGGGACTCTCGGAGCTGGATGAAGTGAAGTCGCAGATCGCCCACGGCGAGACCGTCCGCGAGACCGCCAACATGATCTCCTTTCTGGCCGAGGTGATCGGGATCAGGGATGACATGTACATCGGCGCGGGGAACACGTATATGCGCGAGGTCGGCGCTGCCGTGCAGGAAGGGTATGAGAAGAAGGTGCTGCACCGCCGTCCGTCCGTGATCAATTTGCAGTGCGACATCGATCATCCGACCCAGACACTGGCAGACCTGGCGCATCTGAAGGCCGAATTCGGTTCGCTGGAAGCATTACGCGGGAAGAAGATCGCCATGACCTGGGCGTATTCCCCCAGCTACGGCAAGCCGCTGTCGGTGCCGCAGGGGATCATCGGACTCATGACACGCATGGGGATGGACGTCGCTCTCGCGTATCCCCAGGGGTACGACCTGATCCCGGATGTGGTGGAACGGGCGAAGAAGCAGGCCGCGGCTGCCGGCGGGAAGTTCACCGTGGGCAATTCCATGGATGAGGCATTCGCCGGTGCGGACATCGTCTATCCGAAATCCTGGGCACCCTTCCACGTGATGGAGAAGCGGACCACATTGCTCACGCAGGGCGATCGTCCGGGGTTGACCGACCTCGAGAAGCAGTGCCTTGCGGAGAATGCGAAGCACAAGGACTGGGAGTGCACGGAGGCGAAGATGAAGACCACGAAGGACGGGAAGGCGTTGTACATGCACTGCCTCCCGGCCGACATCTCGGGAGTGAGCTGCGCTCAGGGCGAAGTGGCCGGATCGGTGTTCGAGCGCTCCCGCATTCAGACCTATAAAGAGGCCGGCTTCAAGCCGTTCGTCATTGCGGCCCTCGTGTTCCTGACGCGTATGCAGCATCCTGTCACCAAGATCGAACAGATCATGACCCGGGCAACGGAAAGGGCATGA
- a CDS encoding amidohydrolase family protein, whose translation MNLLVRNGQVWQRDRFEHADILINDGVIESVGSVGEGFDGPTIDAQGFPVLPGFIDMHTHLDDTIGPCILADDIGSGTRCAVQNGITTVGTFVTETPDIPLTAALARMALRINGHAYCDVAVHVTPTRWDAAGWRALEDVLACGIRTIKLYTTYRTAGIYSSYDDLDEIFRLLRGRPVRVLVHCEDDLMLAAAAAEVDDWSHPSAHAQARPPAAEAAAIRAVLERAAAHGVPVHIVHVSTAEGADLIAAARGSQDVTCETGPQYLTLDATWLDRADGHRWICSPALRSPALVKQMAARAREGAFDVFASDHCPFFCEDKDTGCEDVRNVPNGIPGLGALPHVSYAALQGGKGDPLLRLGLMLSENPARVLGLYPRKGSLQPGADADIIIVSPDDDPNQLRSSLAETYEPYPGFLTRLRMHSVLVHGVPIVHDGFLLDTDHPQGSCTWES comes from the coding sequence ATGAATCTCCTCGTCCGCAACGGGCAGGTCTGGCAGCGCGACCGGTTCGAGCATGCCGATATCCTGATCAACGACGGCGTGATCGAGAGCGTCGGATCCGTCGGTGAAGGGTTTGACGGGCCAACGATCGATGCACAGGGTTTCCCTGTGCTCCCCGGATTCATCGACATGCACACGCATCTCGACGATACCATCGGCCCCTGCATACTGGCGGATGATATCGGGTCGGGGACGCGCTGTGCGGTGCAGAACGGGATCACGACGGTGGGTACATTCGTGACCGAGACTCCCGACATCCCCCTGACCGCGGCGCTGGCGCGCATGGCGCTCCGGATCAATGGCCATGCGTATTGCGATGTTGCGGTGCACGTGACGCCGACCAGATGGGATGCGGCTGGCTGGCGCGCACTGGAGGATGTTCTTGCGTGCGGGATCCGTACGATCAAACTGTACACGACCTACCGGACTGCCGGGATCTATTCGTCGTACGATGACCTGGACGAGATCTTCCGCCTCCTGCGTGGGCGCCCGGTGCGGGTGCTGGTCCATTGCGAGGACGATCTCATGCTGGCGGCGGCCGCCGCGGAAGTGGACGACTGGTCGCACCCTTCCGCCCACGCCCAGGCACGTCCACCAGCCGCCGAAGCCGCCGCCATCCGCGCCGTCCTGGAACGCGCGGCTGCCCATGGGGTCCCTGTCCACATCGTCCACGTCTCCACGGCCGAAGGGGCGGACCTGATCGCTGCGGCACGAGGTTCGCAGGATGTGACGTGCGAGACCGGCCCGCAGTATCTCACGCTCGATGCCACATGGCTTGACCGTGCCGACGGGCACCGGTGGATCTGCTCGCCTGCGCTCCGCTCACCCGCGCTGGTGAAGCAGATGGCTGCCCGTGCGCGCGAGGGAGCATTCGATGTGTTCGCCTCTGACCATTGCCCCTTCTTCTGCGAGGACAAGGACACCGGGTGTGAGGATGTGCGGAATGTTCCCAACGGGATCCCCGGTCTCGGCGCGCTGCCCCACGTGTCGTATGCAGCATTGCAGGGCGGCAAGGGTGATCCCCTGCTCCGGCTGGGGCTGATGCTGTCGGAGAACCCGGCCCGGGTCCTGGGCCTCTACCCGCGCAAAGGGTCGCTGCAGCCCGGGGCGGATGCCGACATCATCATCGTCTCACCCGATGATGATCCGAATCAGTTACGGTCATCACTGGCGGAAACATACGAGCCCTACCCGGGCTTCCTCACCCGGCTCAGAATGCACTCGGTGCTGGTCCATGGTGTACCTATCGTCCATGATGGATTCCTCCTGGACACCGATCATCCGCAAGGGAGTTGCACATGGGAGAGCTGA
- a CDS encoding xanthine dehydrogenase family protein gives MGELTKTSWRNDAVAKVTGKTKYTDDIKVPNALHAVPVYADHVHAVLRGIDTQAASEAPGVVRVITAKDIPGANRQGQIVKDFRTFADDRIRCHGDVIAVVVAETREQAIHAAGFVQVDAEPLAPILDPEEAMREGSTLVHEELGTNIINTHHVRRGNVENGFRQADVTIEQDFRTQWIEHAYMEPEVAICIPRPDGVMEVRGSMQHPFSTRRFVASLLGAPLADVEVVGVPMGGGFGGKDDTAALVCARAALAARLVGRPVRMMYRRDWSIRESYKRHPYRVHYTMGLTKEGKIVAVRCRIVADGGAYCSVTPWVTWRSTVQCCGPYDVPNVHCDTFGVYTNNPVTGAMRGFGSPQMNYVIESMIETAAERLGISSLDLRRKNMVRQGTTTITGQKLDDHTVAMEQVLDAVVKEIGYEEKLKKNARGAGEAEEMYGIGLAMSYRGVSLGSEGVDFCAAMINVQADGSVIIETGVHENGQGAEAAMILLTAKELGLDPERIRYRQSSTSVIPDSGTTVASRGTIMGGGAMVMAARELKAKMAETAAPMLGCTAADVRFDKARLYAATGSAAIPFNDVITAMFKQKKFPHAFGVFRAPTTSWEEEHGQGRAYFTWVYGCQAIELTVNRRTGKVKLLNAVAAHDVGTAVNKGMLEGQFFGGMAMGIGYALHEALDVRDGKIMNSNLNSYRIPRSMDMPQMKAIIIENADPQSPSGAKSIGEPTNELMAPAVANAVYNASGIRYTSLPIRPKPAEGGAR, from the coding sequence ATGGGAGAGCTGACGAAGACCTCGTGGCGGAATGATGCGGTGGCAAAGGTGACCGGGAAGACGAAGTACACCGACGACATCAAGGTCCCCAACGCCCTGCATGCGGTCCCGGTCTATGCCGACCACGTCCATGCCGTCCTGCGCGGCATCGATACACAGGCTGCATCGGAGGCCCCGGGTGTCGTCCGGGTCATCACGGCGAAGGACATCCCCGGTGCCAACCGCCAGGGACAGATCGTGAAGGATTTCCGGACGTTCGCCGATGACCGCATCCGCTGCCATGGCGATGTCATCGCGGTCGTCGTTGCGGAAACGCGCGAGCAGGCGATCCATGCCGCGGGATTCGTTCAGGTGGACGCCGAACCGCTCGCACCGATCCTGGACCCCGAGGAGGCGATGAGGGAAGGGTCGACGCTCGTCCACGAAGAGCTGGGCACGAATATCATCAACACGCATCACGTACGCCGCGGGAACGTCGAGAACGGATTCCGGCAGGCCGACGTGACCATCGAGCAGGACTTCCGCACGCAGTGGATCGAGCATGCGTACATGGAACCCGAGGTTGCCATCTGTATCCCGCGGCCTGACGGCGTCATGGAAGTACGCGGGAGCATGCAGCATCCGTTCAGCACACGGCGGTTCGTGGCATCGCTGCTCGGTGCGCCGCTTGCCGACGTCGAGGTTGTCGGTGTGCCGATGGGTGGCGGGTTCGGCGGGAAGGATGATACAGCGGCACTCGTGTGCGCGCGTGCGGCGCTGGCGGCCCGGCTTGTCGGGCGCCCGGTGCGCATGATGTACCGGCGCGATTGGTCCATCCGGGAGAGTTACAAGCGCCATCCGTACCGTGTGCACTACACCATGGGCCTCACGAAGGAAGGGAAGATCGTCGCCGTCCGCTGCCGCATCGTTGCCGATGGCGGCGCCTACTGCTCGGTCACCCCGTGGGTCACCTGGCGCTCCACGGTGCAGTGCTGCGGGCCGTACGATGTGCCGAACGTGCATTGTGATACGTTCGGTGTGTACACGAACAACCCTGTCACCGGCGCCATGCGCGGATTCGGGTCGCCCCAGATGAACTACGTCATCGAATCGATGATCGAGACCGCGGCAGAGCGCCTGGGCATCTCCTCCCTCGACCTCCGCCGGAAGAACATGGTCCGCCAGGGGACCACGACCATCACCGGCCAGAAATTAGATGACCACACCGTGGCGATGGAGCAGGTGCTGGACGCGGTCGTGAAGGAGATCGGATACGAAGAGAAGCTGAAGAAGAATGCCCGCGGCGCCGGGGAAGCGGAGGAGATGTATGGCATCGGACTCGCCATGAGCTATAGGGGCGTGAGCCTGGGTTCCGAGGGTGTGGACTTTTGCGCCGCGATGATCAATGTGCAGGCCGATGGCTCCGTGATCATCGAGACCGGTGTGCACGAGAACGGGCAGGGGGCGGAGGCCGCGATGATCCTGCTGACGGCAAAGGAACTCGGACTCGATCCCGAACGGATCCGCTACCGTCAGTCGTCCACGTCCGTCATCCCTGACAGCGGTACGACCGTTGCATCGCGCGGTACGATCATGGGTGGCGGGGCGATGGTGATGGCGGCGCGTGAGCTGAAGGCGAAGATGGCGGAGACCGCGGCACCCATGCTTGGATGCACGGCAGCGGATGTCCGGTTTGACAAAGCCCGGCTGTATGCCGCAACGGGAAGCGCGGCGATCCCCTTCAATGACGTGATCACCGCGATGTTCAAGCAGAAGAAGTTCCCGCATGCGTTCGGTGTCTTCCGTGCACCGACCACGTCGTGGGAGGAGGAGCATGGCCAGGGACGGGCCTACTTCACCTGGGTGTACGGCTGCCAGGCGATCGAACTGACCGTGAACAGGCGGACCGGCAAGGTGAAGCTCCTGAATGCCGTTGCCGCTCACGATGTGGGCACGGCCGTGAACAAGGGGATGCTCGAAGGGCAGTTCTTTGGCGGCATGGCGATGGGGATCGGCTATGCACTCCATGAGGCGCTGGATGTGCGCGACGGCAAGATCATGAACAGCAACCTGAATTCCTATCGCATCCCGCGATCGATGGATATGCCGCAGATGAAGGCGATCATCATCGAGAACGCCGATCCGCAGTCGCCGTCCGGCGCGAAGAGCATCGGCGAGCCGACCAATGAGCTCATGGCCCCGGCGGTCGCCAATGCCGTGTATAACGCCAGCGGGATCCGTTACACATCCCTGCCCATCCGCCCGAAACCGGCGGAAGGAGGTGCGCGATGA
- a CDS encoding (2Fe-2S)-binding protein: MTITVNGRTYPITPEQADKRLVMFLREDLDLTGAKNACDIGACGACTILLDDAPMKICTKTVSEAAGHRVLTIEGMAAPDGTLHPLQQAFVDHGAIQCGFCTPGMVLTAHALLLKNPNPSRAEISRAIYGNLCRCTGYQQIVDAIVAAIPYYQQAAQEPDHNLIQH; the protein is encoded by the coding sequence ATGACCATCACCGTCAATGGCCGGACGTACCCGATCACACCGGAGCAAGCGGACAAACGGCTGGTGATGTTCCTCCGCGAGGACCTCGATCTGACGGGGGCGAAGAACGCGTGCGACATCGGTGCCTGTGGCGCGTGCACGATCCTGCTGGACGATGCGCCCATGAAGATCTGCACCAAGACCGTGAGCGAAGCGGCGGGGCACCGGGTGTTGACCATCGAGGGCATGGCGGCGCCGGATGGCACACTGCATCCGTTGCAGCAGGCATTCGTGGACCACGGCGCCATCCAGTGCGGCTTCTGCACACCGGGGATGGTCCTGACTGCTCATGCCTTGCTGCTCAAGAATCCGAATCCGTCCCGGGCCGAGATCTCCCGGGCGATCTATGGCAATCTCTGCCGGTGCACGGGGTACCAGCAGATCGTCGATGCTATCGTTGCGGCCATACCGTACTATCAGCAGGCCGCACAGGAACCTGACCACAACCTCATACAACACTGA
- a CDS encoding YgeY family selenium metabolism-linked hydrolase, with the protein MADKNLTRATALEQDTVRILCDLIKTPSFSSKEKDVIEVIRKEMTAIGFDEVRIDGLGSVIGRIGHGPRVICFDAHIDTVYAGDLTQWKTDPFVPKVADGKVWGRGTVDQKGGMASMLTAGRMIKELGLEDKVTVLFTGTVMEEDCDGLCWLHLIREENIRPELVVITEPTNMNIYRGHRGRMEIHVSVKGVSCHGSAPERGVNAIYKASKIALEIEKLNDRLKNDPFLGKGTVTVTEIVSSSPSLCAVADGARLHLDRRLTAGETRESAIAEVQDAAARAGITDAIVQPLTYNEAAYTGKVYPMEKYYPTWVMSEDSPYLKSAVAAYTTTFGKAPLVDKWTFSTNGIAVAGIHGIPCLGLGPGNEVYAHAPNEATPIEHLTGAAAFYTSLVETLAKSPKP; encoded by the coding sequence ATGGCTGACAAGAATCTTACCCGTGCAACGGCTCTGGAACAGGACACCGTCCGGATCCTGTGCGACCTGATCAAGACACCATCGTTCTCCTCGAAAGAGAAGGACGTCATCGAGGTCATCCGCAAAGAGATGACCGCCATTGGCTTCGACGAGGTCCGCATCGACGGCCTGGGAAGCGTGATCGGACGCATCGGCCACGGCCCGCGTGTGATCTGCTTCGACGCCCATATCGATACCGTGTACGCCGGCGACCTCACGCAGTGGAAGACCGATCCGTTCGTGCCGAAGGTGGCCGACGGCAAGGTCTGGGGACGCGGCACGGTGGACCAGAAGGGCGGCATGGCAAGCATGCTCACCGCCGGACGCATGATCAAGGAACTCGGATTGGAGGACAAGGTAACGGTCCTCTTCACCGGTACCGTCATGGAAGAGGATTGCGACGGCCTCTGCTGGCTCCACCTCATCCGTGAAGAGAACATCCGCCCGGAACTCGTGGTGATCACCGAGCCGACGAATATGAACATCTACCGCGGACACCGCGGAAGGATGGAGATCCACGTTTCCGTGAAGGGCGTGAGCTGCCACGGGTCCGCCCCCGAGCGCGGCGTGAACGCCATCTACAAGGCATCGAAGATCGCTCTGGAGATCGAAAAGCTGAACGACCGCCTGAAGAACGATCCGTTCCTCGGGAAGGGGACCGTGACGGTGACCGAGATCGTCTCCTCCTCGCCCTCGCTCTGTGCCGTCGCCGATGGCGCACGCCTCCACCTGGACCGCCGGCTCACCGCAGGCGAGACACGTGAGAGTGCGATCGCCGAGGTGCAGGATGCGGCCGCCCGCGCGGGCATCACGGATGCCATCGTGCAGCCGTTGACCTACAACGAGGCCGCGTACACGGGCAAGGTGTATCCGATGGAGAAGTACTATCCAACGTGGGTCATGTCCGAAGATTCGCCGTACCTGAAGAGCGCCGTTGCTGCGTACACCACGACGTTCGGCAAAGCACCGCTGGTAGATAAATGGACGTTCAGCACGAACGGCATCGCGGTGGCGGGCATCCATGGCATCCCGTGTCTCGGCCTTGGCCCCGGCAACGAAGTGTATGCCCATGCGCCGAACGAGGCAACGCCCATCGAACATCTGACCGGTGCGGCAGCGTTCTACACGAGCCTGGTCGAGACCCTGGCGAAGAGCCCGAAACCCTGA
- the thrC gene encoding threonine synthase: MTPFRYTCTVCSRSFARDEVRYLCPECGKSYRPGMPLKGVLEVTFDAEALRRSFDASRPSWDAFSAIEPEYFPAYPVGGTPLSPAALLGSEIGLDRLFLKNDGLNPSGSLKDRASFLMVAEANRLGESTIVTASTGNAASALAAVCAAAGKKAVIFVPSTAPRAKLAQILLYGATLVPVAGTYDDAFALSLEYTAEEGGLNRNTAYHPLTIEGKKTAGLEIFAQSGMKAPDVIAVSVGDGVILHGIHKAFKDLLAAGLIRTLPRLLCVQAETSDAIHRYFMTGAYSDALHPVTAADSISVRTPSNAHMARRALVESGGTSVTVSDDEIRSAQALLARTTGIFAEPAAATAVAGLLRASTSGWIARGEHVVALLTGHGLKDVDFALKGAKVPEPVAPDLDAVRTFLAGGRA, from the coding sequence ATGACCCCCTTCCGCTATACATGTACGGTGTGCAGCCGCTCGTTCGCCCGTGACGAGGTCCGGTATCTCTGTCCGGAGTGCGGGAAGAGCTATCGCCCCGGCATGCCGTTGAAGGGGGTGCTGGAAGTGACGTTCGATGCCGAAGCACTGCGCCGCTCGTTCGACGCCTCCCGGCCGTCGTGGGACGCGTTCTCTGCCATCGAGCCGGAGTACTTTCCGGCCTATCCTGTCGGCGGGACACCGCTCTCACCTGCAGCGCTGCTCGGGAGTGAGATCGGTCTCGACCGGCTGTTCCTGAAGAATGATGGACTGAACCCGAGTGGTTCGCTGAAGGACCGTGCGTCATTCCTGATGGTTGCGGAAGCGAACCGGCTGGGCGAGTCGACCATTGTCACCGCGTCGACGGGCAATGCCGCGAGTGCGCTCGCCGCGGTGTGCGCGGCAGCAGGGAAGAAGGCGGTGATCTTCGTCCCCTCGACAGCGCCACGCGCCAAACTCGCACAGATCCTCCTGTATGGCGCGACACTGGTGCCGGTGGCGGGAACGTATGACGATGCCTTTGCGCTCTCGCTCGAATATACGGCAGAGGAAGGCGGGCTGAACCGCAACACGGCATACCATCCGTTGACCATCGAAGGGAAGAAGACCGCCGGCCTGGAGATCTTTGCGCAGTCCGGAATGAAAGCTCCCGATGTGATCGCTGTCTCGGTGGGGGATGGGGTCATCCTGCACGGCATCCACAAGGCCTTCAAGGACCTCCTGGCCGCGGGGCTGATCCGGACGCTTCCGCGACTCCTGTGCGTTCAGGCCGAGACGTCGGATGCGATCCACCGCTACTTCATGACAGGTGCATACTCCGACGCGCTCCACCCCGTGACCGCGGCCGATTCCATCAGCGTCCGCACGCCGAGCAATGCCCACATGGCGCGGCGCGCCCTCGTGGAGTCCGGGGGCACCTCGGTGACCGTGAGCGACGACGAGATCCGTTCGGCGCAGGCGTTGCTGGCACGGACCACCGGCATCTTCGCCGAGCCGGCGGCGGCGACCGCGGTTGCCGGACTCCTGCGTGCTTCCACAAGCGGTTGGATCGCCCGCGGTGAACATGTCGTTGCATTGCTCACCGGCCATGGCCTGAAGGATGTCGACTTTGCCTTGAAAGGCGCGAAGGTTCCGGAGCCTGTCGCGCCGGACCTGGACGCCGTGCGGACATTTCTTGCGGGGGGGCGTGCATGA